From the Candidatus Nanoarchaeia archaeon genome, one window contains:
- a CDS encoding dihydroorotate dehydrogenase, with translation MLQTKLCNITLSNPTILASGILGMGAPILKRVVKEGGAGAVTMKSIGMVERKGHQNPKILVWEHGMINCVGLPGPGYKNMEEEWQELRKRDFPLIASIYAPTIEKFSEISSFIAEKKPEMIEVNMSCPNTSKNDVLFCTDPSMTGKVVETVKNAVGKIPVSAKLSPTENIASVAKAAEEAGADAITAINSAGPGMLIDIDAKKPVLSFKTGGLSGPAIKPIAVRCVYQVYETVDIPVIGTGGITYGKDAIEMLMAGATALGIGTAVHYRGMDVFKKVCSEMEAWMKERGYSGIKQLIGEGHKQSQ, from the coding sequence ATGCTCCAAACCAAGCTCTGCAACATAACCCTTTCTAACCCGACAATATTAGCTTCTGGAATTCTCGGAATGGGCGCTCCTATCCTCAAAAGAGTGGTGAAGGAAGGAGGGGCAGGAGCTGTAACCATGAAGTCCATCGGCATGGTTGAGAGAAAAGGCCACCAGAATCCCAAGATATTGGTCTGGGAGCATGGGATGATCAATTGCGTAGGATTGCCTGGGCCAGGATATAAGAACATGGAGGAGGAATGGCAGGAGCTCAGGAAAAGGGATTTCCCATTGATCGCATCAATATATGCACCAACTATTGAAAAGTTCTCAGAAATTTCTTCCTTTATTGCTGAAAAAAAGCCAGAGATGATCGAAGTCAACATGTCCTGCCCGAACACTTCAAAGAATGATGTCCTGTTCTGCACTGATCCTTCTATGACGGGAAAAGTGGTTGAAACTGTGAAAAACGCAGTTGGAAAGATTCCGGTGTCAGCCAAGCTTTCTCCTACAGAGAATATTGCATCTGTTGCCAAGGCAGCGGAAGAGGCAGGAGCTGACGCTATTACTGCTATTAACTCAGCAGGGCCCGGCATGCTTATAGATATTGATGCTAAGAAGCCGGTCCTTTCCTTCAAGACAGGAGGATTAAGCGGCCCTGCAATAAAGCCGATTGCAGTAAGGTGCGTTTACCAAGTCTATGAAACAGTTGATATTCCTGTTATCGGAACCGGAGGGATAACCTACGGCAAAGATGCTATTGAGATGCTCATGGCAGGAGCTACTGCTTTGGGGATTGGCACTGCAGTGCATTATAGAGGGATGGATGTTTTTAAGAAAGTCTGCTCTGAGATGGAAGCATGGATGAAAGAAAGAGGCTATTCAGGCATAAAACAATTGATTGGAGAAGGGCATAAGCAATCACAGTAA